A window of Anaerohalosphaeraceae bacterium contains these coding sequences:
- a CDS encoding class IV adenylate cyclase, whose protein sequence is MNHLNIEMKAHCRHPERVRRVLQEAGAVFRGTDEQTDVYFRVPKGRLKLRQGTIENALIFYERPDEAGPKRSDVFLYPAADSGLLREVLERALGILAVVRKRREIYFLGNIKFHLDRVEGLGDFAEIEVMDTQGSGDCEGLRRQCEEFMKRFGIEREDLLECSYSDMILEKGR, encoded by the coding sequence ATGAATCATCTGAATATTGAAATGAAGGCGCACTGCCGGCATCCGGAACGGGTCCGGCGGGTTCTGCAGGAAGCGGGGGCGGTTTTTCGCGGAACGGATGAGCAGACGGATGTGTATTTTCGGGTGCCGAAGGGGCGGCTGAAGCTTCGGCAGGGGACGATTGAGAATGCTCTGATTTTTTATGAGCGTCCCGACGAGGCGGGGCCGAAGCGGTCGGATGTGTTTTTGTATCCGGCGGCGGACAGCGGTCTGCTTCGAGAGGTGCTGGAGAGGGCACTGGGGATACTGGCGGTTGTCCGCAAAAGACGGGAGATTTATTTTCTGGGAAATATCAAGTTTCATCTGGACCGTGTGGAGGGGTTGGGGGATTTTGCGGAAATTGAGGTGATGGATACGCAGGGAAGCGGCGATTGTGAAGGGCTTCGGCGGCAATGTGAAGAGTTTATGAAGCGGTTTGGAATTGAACGTGAAGACCTTCTGGAGTGTTCGTACAGTGATATGATTTTGGAGAAGGGGCGATGA
- the lepB gene encoding signal peptidase I — MRLASPSDGLAPDYPRLRRSRTVESVVNALDGLLVAFILALLFRAFAVEAFQIPTGSMAETLKGAHWSLRCLRCGIPYDFGADASWSGQPICPNCGYEQPRAAMGVLANGDRIFVNKCIYQFSEPKRWDVVVFKNPPNPQENYIKRLIGLPGESVEIVDGDVYINGQIVRKPRKIQEELWTCLYHNDYQAGFAGGRFSSPSEESLSSWPLEPRFEPEGQSAWELNPGGAAVFILREDGANEHAVRFTPKRPDAFRVLYAYNGPEGGLNRPICSDLMIRFWVQPMGEQGQVGALLSKNGVGYIGRLDFAGQLVFEKQTEDGQRSELRRLVFSPDWSRKGLWFEFANVDRRLVIRCGDYRFSYDLKDEDLGERTSRRQNPEVKILGQGGMRLFHIGVYRDIYYLSTDSLRAKRGRPFQLGPDEFFVCGDNTPNSYDSRQWAAEGLGNNGKRYREGVVPRDFMMGKAFFIYWSDAFRPREYMLPVIPNLERLRVIYGGSEEIY, encoded by the coding sequence GTGAGATTGGCCAGTCCTTCGGATGGTTTGGCGCCGGATTATCCGCGTCTGCGGCGCAGCCGGACGGTGGAGTCGGTTGTCAATGCCCTGGATGGGCTGCTGGTGGCGTTTATTCTGGCGCTGCTGTTTCGGGCGTTTGCGGTGGAGGCCTTTCAGATTCCGACCGGCAGTATGGCCGAAACACTCAAAGGAGCCCATTGGTCTCTCCGCTGTCTTCGGTGCGGCATTCCGTATGACTTTGGAGCAGATGCGAGCTGGTCCGGACAGCCGATTTGTCCGAACTGCGGGTATGAACAGCCGCGGGCGGCCATGGGGGTGCTGGCAAACGGCGACCGGATTTTTGTCAATAAGTGCATTTACCAGTTTTCGGAGCCGAAACGGTGGGATGTGGTTGTGTTCAAGAATCCGCCGAATCCGCAGGAAAATTATATCAAGCGGCTGATAGGACTGCCGGGAGAATCCGTGGAAATTGTTGACGGCGATGTGTATATCAACGGGCAGATTGTCCGCAAGCCGCGGAAGATTCAGGAAGAGCTCTGGACGTGTCTGTACCATAATGATTATCAGGCGGGGTTTGCCGGCGGCCGATTTTCGTCCCCTTCGGAGGAGTCTTTGTCATCCTGGCCTTTGGAGCCGCGTTTTGAGCCGGAAGGACAGAGTGCCTGGGAATTGAATCCGGGGGGGGCGGCGGTTTTTATTTTGCGGGAAGACGGGGCCAATGAGCATGCGGTCCGTTTTACCCCCAAGCGGCCGGATGCCTTTCGGGTGTTGTATGCCTATAACGGACCGGAAGGCGGCCTGAATCGGCCGATTTGTTCAGATTTGATGATTCGATTCTGGGTGCAGCCGATGGGGGAGCAGGGGCAGGTCGGGGCTTTGCTGAGCAAGAACGGGGTTGGGTATATTGGACGATTGGACTTTGCCGGCCAGCTGGTTTTTGAAAAACAGACGGAGGATGGGCAGCGCAGCGAGCTGAGAAGGCTGGTCTTTTCTCCGGACTGGTCGCGAAAGGGGCTGTGGTTCGAGTTTGCCAATGTGGACCGCCGCCTGGTGATTCGCTGCGGGGATTATCGGTTTTCCTATGACTTGAAGGACGAGGATTTGGGAGAACGCACCAGCCGCCGGCAGAACCCGGAAGTGAAGATTTTGGGGCAGGGGGGAATGCGGCTTTTTCATATCGGAGTTTATCGGGATATTTATTATCTTTCGACGGATTCACTTCGGGCGAAGCGGGGACGTCCGTTTCAGCTGGGTCCGGATGAATTTTTTGTCTGCGGAGACAATACGCCGAACAGTTATGACAGCCGGCAGTGGGCTGCGGAGGGTTTAGGCAACAACGGAAAACGGTATCGGGAGGGGGTGGTCCCGCGTGATTTTATGATGGGCAAGGCCTTTTTTATTTATTGGTCGGATGCGTTTCGCCCTCGGGAGTATATGCTGCCGGTCATCCCGAATCTGGAGCGTCTGCGGGTGATTTACGGGGGTTCGGAGGAGATTTACTAA
- the lepB gene encoding signal peptidase I has translation MTSEKKSDNSSCESSGFTAEGIYHFLEWLVTALASTLVFIVFIMQVYRIPTGSMADTLKGAHFRLRCEQCGYRYEYDFSPRQYGLGENVIPKRDLPILKECRCPSCGYAYRVWMRDKDPRYYRRVYKGDQIFVLKCIYQFREPSRWDVVVFKNPLEPQINYIKRLIGKPGEKVEIIDGDIYINDRIVRKPPSVQEELWMPIYENDYQPARPEEERFNRRSWRQPFENFGSSRWDLGGFGRPYFVLAEEGTQVHRIQYNPQIGNDFRAVYAYDPPDFIANMPICSDLMLRSVPHLDPVSGVGYELGKYGRRYQGWLHGDGRLEIFRVDSGEQKTLLAGGTADLKGAVQRQEFRFSNVDHRLILEYGRNRLEYDLGRGAEDAGTRRHIQPEAAILGYGKVQLAHIGLFRDIYYMNTDVSNPRNPILQGGAGNPIVLGEDEFFVCGDNSPYSLDSRWWNKPGRGNRGRTFTQGVVPRDYLVGKAFFVHWPGGDSILPGFIRFVPYIEGMKIIYGGSRSWDQAESLTVEAEKKP, from the coding sequence ATGACGTCAGAGAAAAAGAGCGACAATTCATCTTGTGAGTCTTCCGGTTTTACCGCAGAGGGCATTTACCATTTCCTGGAATGGCTGGTTACGGCGCTGGCGTCCACGCTGGTTTTCATCGTCTTTATTATGCAGGTGTACCGCATTCCGACCGGCAGCATGGCCGATACCCTCAAGGGGGCACATTTCCGGCTTCGCTGTGAGCAGTGCGGGTATCGATATGAGTATGATTTTTCGCCGCGCCAGTATGGGCTGGGTGAAAATGTAATCCCGAAGCGGGATTTGCCGATTTTGAAGGAATGCCGCTGTCCGAGCTGCGGATATGCTTATCGGGTCTGGATGCGGGACAAGGACCCGCGGTATTATCGGCGGGTGTATAAGGGGGATCAGATATTTGTCCTGAAGTGCATTTATCAGTTCCGGGAGCCGAGCCGGTGGGATGTCGTGGTGTTTAAGAATCCGCTGGAGCCGCAGATCAATTATATCAAACGGCTGATCGGCAAGCCGGGGGAAAAGGTGGAAATCATCGACGGAGATATTTATATCAACGATCGGATTGTGCGCAAGCCGCCGTCGGTTCAGGAAGAATTATGGATGCCGATTTATGAGAATGATTATCAGCCGGCTCGCCCGGAAGAGGAGCGGTTCAACCGCCGTTCGTGGAGACAGCCGTTTGAAAATTTCGGTTCGAGCCGGTGGGATTTGGGCGGTTTTGGACGGCCGTATTTTGTCTTGGCGGAGGAAGGAACGCAGGTTCATCGGATTCAGTACAATCCGCAGATCGGCAATGATTTCCGGGCTGTATATGCGTATGACCCGCCTGATTTTATAGCGAATATGCCGATTTGCAGCGATTTGATGCTTCGCAGTGTGCCTCATCTTGACCCCGTCAGCGGCGTAGGATATGAGCTGGGCAAATACGGCCGGCGCTATCAGGGCTGGCTTCACGGGGACGGACGGCTGGAGATTTTCCGGGTGGATTCCGGGGAACAGAAGACCCTTTTGGCGGGCGGGACAGCGGATTTGAAGGGAGCCGTTCAGCGGCAGGAATTTCGCTTTTCCAATGTGGATCATCGTCTGATTCTGGAATACGGACGGAATCGTCTGGAGTATGATTTAGGACGCGGGGCCGAGGACGCCGGGACCAGGCGGCATATCCAGCCGGAGGCGGCCATCCTCGGGTACGGCAAAGTCCAGCTGGCTCATATCGGGCTGTTTCGGGATATTTACTATATGAATACGGATGTGTCCAATCCGCGAAATCCGATTCTGCAGGGCGGGGCAGGCAATCCGATTGTGCTGGGGGAGGATGAGTTTTTTGTCTGCGGGGACAACAGCCCGTACAGTCTGGATTCCCGCTGGTGGAATAAGCCGGGGCGGGGAAACCGCGGGCGGACCTTCACGCAGGGAGTCGTTCCGCGGGATTATCTGGTCGGCAAAGCGTTTTTTGTTCACTGGCCGGGCGGGGATTCGATCCTTCCGGGCTTTATCCGTTTTGTTCCGTATATCGAGGGAATGAAAATCATCTATGGGGGCAGCCGGAGCTGGGATCAGGCGGAGTCCCTAACGGTGGAAGCGGAGAAAAAACCGTGA
- a CDS encoding HU family DNA-binding protein, which translates to MATITKKELIDRISESTQAKRVIVKKIIQTFLDEVIDELAKDNRLEFRDFGVFETRTRSSRIAQNPKTLERVQVPPKRSVKFKMGRLMREKLSAPAPAKKN; encoded by the coding sequence ATGGCAACAATTACCAAGAAAGAACTGATAGACAGGATTTCAGAATCCACACAGGCCAAACGAGTCATCGTCAAAAAAATAATCCAGACATTCCTCGACGAAGTAATCGATGAATTGGCAAAGGACAATCGACTCGAATTCCGCGATTTCGGGGTCTTCGAAACGCGAACACGCTCCTCGAGAATCGCCCAGAACCCCAAAACACTCGAGCGAGTTCAGGTTCCGCCTAAGCGAAGCGTCAAATTCAAAATGGGCCGTCTGATGCGGGAGAAGCTGTCCGCCCCGGCGCCGGCCAAAAAGAACTGA
- a CDS encoding HNH endonuclease, with protein MISATSHSAMDCRVLVLNKHYMALRVISARRAFSLLCRNLAEVISCDDGTYANYDFQTWQQISRMKDQFKAHPQDWISTVNFDLAVPRIIRLLFYDRLPRQTVKFNRRNLFARDGNRCQYCGKKFPTSELSLDHVIPRRLGGQSTWENVVCACLQCNIKKGGRTPQQANMKLIQKPVKPKRNPVIHIHLSHERYHSWKQFLDHAYWSVELT; from the coding sequence ATGATTTCTGCAACATCTCATTCGGCAATGGACTGCCGTGTTTTGGTGCTGAATAAGCACTATATGGCCCTGCGGGTCATCAGTGCCAGACGTGCCTTTTCGCTGCTTTGTCGGAACCTCGCCGAGGTAATCTCCTGCGACGACGGCACCTACGCCAACTATGATTTTCAAACCTGGCAGCAAATCAGCCGGATGAAAGACCAGTTCAAAGCCCATCCGCAGGACTGGATTTCCACCGTCAACTTTGACCTGGCTGTCCCGCGAATCATCCGCCTGCTGTTTTATGACCGCCTGCCCAGACAAACCGTCAAATTCAACCGCCGAAATCTGTTCGCACGCGACGGCAACCGCTGCCAGTACTGCGGCAAAAAATTCCCCACCTCCGAATTGTCTTTGGACCACGTCATCCCGCGGCGGCTCGGCGGACAAAGCACCTGGGAAAATGTGGTCTGCGCCTGCCTGCAGTGCAACATCAAAAAAGGCGGACGGACGCCCCAGCAGGCCAATATGAAACTGATTCAAAAGCCCGTCAAGCCCAAACGGAATCCTGTTATTCACATTCATCTCAGTCACGAACGCTACCACAGCTGGAAGCAGTTCCTCGACCACGCATACTGGTCCGTTGAATTGACCTGA
- a CDS encoding HAD family phosphatase: MKSARIEAVIFDLGGVLIGIDLEQLQKEPETKEWADIVPEMRRQPETVLLNRGKMPPEEFYQVMRRRFSLSGSFEEFRRAWCGIFTPRPPMETLVRRLAERVPLGLLSDTEPMHWEYLRRQYGFLELFQKPVLSFQAGAVKPEAKMYQLAAESVGVPAERCLYIDDLPENVEGARQAGMTAAVFESAQQVQRVLKDVGIE, translated from the coding sequence ATGAAGTCGGCGAGAATTGAGGCGGTTATTTTTGATTTGGGCGGGGTGCTGATAGGGATTGATTTGGAGCAGCTTCAGAAGGAGCCGGAAACAAAAGAGTGGGCGGATATTGTTCCGGAGATGCGCCGACAGCCGGAAACGGTGCTGCTGAACCGGGGGAAGATGCCGCCGGAAGAGTTCTATCAGGTGATGCGGAGACGGTTTTCCCTGAGCGGCTCATTCGAGGAGTTTCGACGGGCCTGGTGCGGGATTTTTACACCGCGTCCGCCGATGGAGACTTTGGTCCGGCGTCTGGCGGAGCGAGTGCCGCTGGGGCTTTTGTCAGATACAGAGCCGATGCATTGGGAATATCTTCGTCGGCAGTACGGGTTTCTGGAGCTGTTTCAAAAGCCGGTGCTCAGTTTTCAAGCGGGGGCGGTCAAGCCGGAGGCGAAGATGTATCAGCTGGCGGCGGAGTCGGTCGGGGTGCCGGCGGAGCGGTGCTTGTATATCGATGACCTGCCGGAGAATGTCGAAGGGGCCCGACAAGCCGGGATGACGGCGGCGGTATTTGAGAGTGCTCAGCAGGTTCAGAGGGTCTTGAAAGACG